GTCCGTAGAATGCGACGAGCGCAAGCAACGGGCACGTCAACCATGCGAGCTCACTGTCTGCGAAGGGTACGCCGTGGTTGCATTTCCACTCGCGCCCGTTGACCATCGGAATCCGCTTCAGTCTGGACGTCAATCGGACACCATCGCCATAGGCCCTTTGGAACCATGATGCCAGACGATTCGCGTCTGAAATGTGTACCGCTAACACGGGAATTCCAAATCGCTCGAGCTCCGCAACATGCTGACCGCGATTTGGCAAATATACCGGCGAGTCTGATGAGACCTCCACCGCCTGAAGTCGCTTGTCCACTCCCCTGACGGGTAGCTTTGGGAGTGCCGGCAAATTTATGGGAGGTTCAAGCTGACTCCATGCATCCCGAATCTGGCCAAGGAGGATGTTGTCATCCGGGGCATCTTCGCTTCCAATGGAATCGATGAGGACATTTATTAAGCTGGGGTCAGCGGTCGGCTCATGTAGATTCAAGAATCGCAGGCCAAGCGAATGCAAGCTATCAGCGAGCTCAGATTCGGCATCCAGTCGTTTCGCCAGCACAAGTGGAAGCGGTTTAAGATGTGAGAAATGCTTGGTTCGTCCTGCCATCGTGTTTGCAGGAACGTGCCATCGGTCACGCAAAGATGCCCACTCTGTTGCACCGCCTTTTGCAATCGGCAACCACCGCGCACTGCCCAGGAAGTGCTTGAGCGGGCTCGTCACCAGCATGCGGTTCGATTGCCCGCCCTGCTTGGTCAGGCCCAAGGGCGCTAGAGCGGCCTTCCAATGAGGCAGACTGTGCAAGACCACCTCAGCCAGCGACGCCTTTGTCTCTGCACTCAAATCCGGGAACTCTCGACATCCTGGAAATATGTAAAAGTCGTCAAACCTGTACGGCTGAGAATTTGTGTAAGGCGACCGGGCCTCTCCTTCTACGTGCGCTTTATACTGCGACCAATATTCGGCTGAGAAACCTGGCGGTACAGTCTCTGGAAGCGATACCTGCCATGACGAGGCATAAAAGAGGCTTTGCCAATCCTGCGTCCTGATTGGTTGCAGCCTGAGCCCGTCGAATACCCCGCCCTCCGATAGAGCAAGTCTACATCGCTCAGTTAAACCAACAGCGTCCCAAGCGTCATGGTCGGGGCGAAGTAAAAGACGTTCGGTTGCGTTTCTCCCCGTTTCCCGCTCCAACCCTGACAGATATCGAAAAACGAGTGGCCCGGAGGTACCGGCCCATCCCTCTCCAAATGAAGCGTGGGACATCGGAAACCAGCCGCCGACGCACGGAACGGGGATAGCCTGAAGCAGTTTCGAGGTGGTGCCTGCACTTCGACCCCTAGCAAGAAGCTGCCCCACAAGACGAATCGCCCAGTTCATTATGTCGCGACATAACACGTAGTGGGAGCCCTCGAGTGGTAGAGGCGGTCTCGGCGTGAGTCTGAGCAAGACTTCGGAGAAGATTGAATCGACGCGAAACTGCGATACCAAGCCGTTTCCGAGGTACGCCCTGACCGGCGTTTGCACGGTCGGCCGGCTAGCCTCGTAGGTTTGAATTTTTTCGCTCAGGAAAGCCACATGCTCCTGAAGTGACGCGGGGATGGTAGCCACCCCACCCTCATCGGCGATATCCCCATCATCTTGGGTGCCCTGTCGTCGAAGGAAGAAAACGGCGCAATCCGAGTCCGCCTTATGCAGCTTTCCATCCGTGCCCAGCAGTATATTCAATGATTTCAGCTCTTTCTGACCGTTGGGCAAAAGGACCGAAACATCCCTCCAAAACCCGTTCCAGTCGCAGTCACCAGAGACTAAGGTCGACGCAGCATTGGCGACGGTACTTGCCATCTCATCTGGCAATGGTTCTGCGCCGTACTTGGGGAATCGTTTTGTCATCAACGACCTAATCTGGGCCGCTCTCGACGCGAGGCAGGAGTGAAAGATATAAAAGGTCGCGTACTTCCGAAGTGTCGCCTCGGTAAGCACTTCAGCACTGTCGCGAGAAGGCACTAGAGAGGTTTCGCTTAACGGTGTCCACCCGGTTTCGCTTAGGACGATGGAGGCATCTTCTATAGAAATACCCGCGCGTTTTGCTGCTGCATCTAGAAGGCTTTGCCATCGCTGACTCTGTTCGGCATCCAGACCAACTGGCGAGAGCATATCGATGATAGCTCTTGCCTCGAACTCCGCCTTGCCAGCTAACCGATTTTTCATCGTCTCGACGCATAGCTCGGCAGCTGCCTTCAACAGTTGCTCGTTGTAGGGGTCGTCAAAAGGAATGGCTGTGCGACTCATGTCACCGAAGAACGGTGCATTGATGTGCACAGCGCTACCGGTCTTCAGGCGTGTCGGCAGGTAGATGCTGAATTGTCCCTCATCGGAAACCTCCCCGGACCGGACAGCGATGGATACAGCGATATCAGTAATCTCTGGCCATCGTCCTGGCAATGCAGCGACCGCCTCTCGGAACGATTCCGGCGCGTCGCTTACGTGCAGCGATGTGCTCCAGACCGCATATTCGACTTCATCGCCCTCGCCATCGGTTATCAAAACACGACTCGCGTTGGGTGTATCGGACAACGGCGTAGCCGTCCGTATGAAGTTCGTATCGCGAGTGCCTACGACCTCTAGCTTGAGACTTCCTAGTTTCGCCAGAAATATGACTGTACGGGCCGATAGCTCAGATATCTGAGCCAATACCTTCACCTGCTGCGCGGTCGACTTGAGCGGCAATCTGACAACAGTGGAAAAACCTTGGGATTCCAGGCGGCGGACAATCTCGCTCCCACTATCGGCCGAGAGGATTGGCTCAGGCAGGAGGTACGGAGACAAGTACCTGGTTTCCTCGGTCAACCACCGCAGGCCTTTTTCTGATACGCGGCGTCGGTATTTGGCAATCGTATCAGCCGTCCATTCGACCAGCCGTCCGCGCCCAACTGGCGACGCCGGAACAGTCCCGAATTCGGCGAGTTCGACCATGGGACCGACAATGGATTCGACTACTTCGGGGCGAAATCGAAAGCAGTAGCCGTCAAACGTCGTACTAGCTCGGCGTGTCCGGGAAAAGATTTCTGGGCGTTCGGAAATCTCGAGCACGCTTCGAAAACCGATGCCTTTATTCCCGATATTCTTTTGCGGGTCCTTGTCGCTTTGACCAAGCTGAGACAGGCGTTCGAAGTTCGAGGGAGAGAACGGAAGACCGTCGTTGGCCACGAAAAGTGTCCCGTGCTCTGAATCTGCAAGGTCGAACACAACCTCGACGCGATTGAGCACGACCCGTGACGGAAAATCATCGAATGCGTCATGGGCGTTCTGGATGAGCTCGATAAGAAAGCGGCCGTGGTACTGATGCTCGACCTGCTGCGTCAAACTATGCAGGCTGCGATAATTGGAGACGCCTTCCGCGATTTCGGTCATGAAGACGCGAAATTTTGCTCCAGTGAGCTCGGCAATGTGTTCGAGACTTGCCGAAACCTCTGCCTGAATATCTTCAACTGACACTTTTCTCTTCCCCGCGTCCGCTTGTTTGAGGTTCTTCTGGGAACATCGACTACGCTGCGCTCATCCCTGTCGCGTTCCAGACGCCTTACGAAGCCATCTTAGTCGACATACTTGCACGGCAGCGCAATTCCGGTCCCTCGCAATCTGGTCGCCGATTTTTTTTGCTTTCCCTTGCCTCGACGACGGTGTTGGTCACGGTACCCGCTTTAGCTCGTCCAAGGTCTTTCCTGCCCCGTTCTTCCATTCAATCCAACCGTTTGCTGTACGTCCAGCCAGAGCGACTGCTGCACGACTGGGAGAACTGAACAAGTGGTCCTTTTGGATAACGACTCTTTCTCCGTCGACGGCGAACACACCGGTTTCGACAAGGTGCTCTCGAAGGACTTCATCTCGAGTGCCCTGGATTGATGGCACATTCTCGCGTCGGCCGCTGGACCCCTTGAGCACAACGAACCCCTCCTCCGTGTAATATCCTTTACCATCAGCTCCCGACGCCTTGCAGAACAAGAGTTCCTCGTGCTTCGACGATTCCAAGGGCCTGAGCGGCTCGAACACCGGGTGGCCAAGGGTCGCTATGAGCGTCCGCGCGGTCTCGTGAATCTCATGACAATCAGCTTCCAGTGGAGCGGGCGTGTGAGGGCGCGCGCCAGCGTTGCCGTTCTCGAGTTGATAGCGAGAAGCCTGCTGGGCTTCCTTGATGGATAACCATTCAAGAAAGAGCGCGTGCGTTTGCGTAAGATTGTTCGTTAGGGATACGGCGACAAGGGCCTTGTTCCAGAAGTCCTTCGACTGGTTGTGCTGGAGAATGCGGGTTCCAACATTGCCGGACTGCCCGATGTAAACCTTTGGGCTAACGCCGTCGTCGGTGCCTCCTAGCAGGAAATACAATCCGACCTGGTTGGCCTCAGACATCGTCGCGAATTCGCTGACGAGGCTGCGCGGTATCTCGATGACCCTCACGATGCGGGTGGTGATTTCAGCGACGCGCAGCCCGCGCGGGTCCCCTGATGGCAGGTATATCTGAATGGTTTGTGGCCGGTTAGTCATTAGAGCTTGGTTAGCAGTTGCCACGGAAGCATCTTGTTGAGCGGCATCAGCACGCCGATACCTGGATTGGCAGGCTCAGTTATCCGCTTATACATCGACAGCGTTCGAGTCGAAGACTATATTAACAACGCGCGCCCGACAGCTCAGGACTGTGAGCTTGTAAATACAGGACACAGACCGTGAGCACATTGTGGCCGTGCTCGCGATACACCACCGGGGACTCAAAGTATCGGCTCAGCGCGCTTACGTGAACGGTATGAACGGCGAGCACGTGGCTCGCTCAAGGTCCGGCCGCATACGTATTCAGCAACGAGAATTATACGCCGGGGTCGACATCCACTACGAAGGTGGCTGATGCCAGCTTAAAGGTCAGCACTGGGCACGCTGACGACTTGAGGCTGCACGTCACCCAGGATGTGCTCGACCCAATCGATGCACCGATGCGCGAAAGGCTGCGCGCCGTCTTGGCGGAGACTACCAACAAATCGACTTGAAGTTCGTGGCGAGGCAGCGTTTGATTTCGTGGTGCCGATTTAAGGCCGGAGTCGAAAATCATCCTTTTACCTGTACCAGGCGTATATGCGTGGTAGCTACTGGTAACCGTTTCTGTTGTCACTTAGCTCAGGCGTTGACGACGCCGGGGCTGGCCAGCGACAAGCTTGGTGCGACCGCAAGGACGCTATTCATTACCCGGCTTGCCAAGCAACTCGTAGAATTCTTCTACCGACATCGGCCCTGACATGTGTTTTTCATCGGAGTGTTCGTGAATCATTTCCACGAACTCTTCCGTCTGCTGTGGGTTTCCGCCCCACGACAATTCCCACATGACTGCGTTGATGACCTGCGCTAGCGTGGGAAACGGCACAACGAAAATGTGGGCTGTGCGGGTGATGTCGCGACTGTCAACGACGGTCACCTTCCGGTTAAAACGCAGCGGATAGTTGAAGATATGAGCGACCGGTGAAAACTTGATTGCCCAGCCGATTCGGGTGCCTTTCCTGTGCAGGAGGTAACCGTCCTCGAACACATCGTCACGAAGTTTGTAGCCCACACCGGTAACCCAAAGACGATGGACTCCGCCGAGTACCCGGGTTTCCCTGTTCTTTTCCCAGTCGTAGAACAACTCCAGGTATTCGATGCCGGACGGGTCGTATTCGCCCGTATAGACCTCAGCATTTCCCTTCCTTGTTTCATCCAGATATTCGGCCGCGTACGACCGGCTGAACATTTCAACCAGCATAGGATTCCGGTCCAGCAGCGAGAAGAGGTCACGCATGTAAATTTCCCCGTCGAACCGGACCGGCTCCATCAAGTATGCCGCTGCACGGTCAGTCACATCGCACCGCACATATCGACTCTCCCCCTCTGCGTCATCCGTCATCCAATAGGAATATTCGAGTTGGCCGCCAGCCCTGAACGTCAGCTCCCCCACAAGTTCCTCCGGTTGTTCGTCTGCACTGCGACATCAAGTCGACGCGAATGTTGATGCGTATAGGCAATTGGTGCCTTTCCACTGTCACGAAGTGCGCGCCTTGTATGATGCGGCTCCGTCCATCCGATACGCACCACTTCCGCCTCACTCAGATAAGGTCGAAGCGATGCATACGGCAGCACAACGGTCCTGTAACAGGCCCGGACTGCATGGCTCGGCTGTGGGTAAGCATGGAGACCATCAAGACCTAAGCCCAGGCTAGACTCGTCTATCGCACTCACATCAAAATCGTCCGCTTTGTCGCTTTCGATGACCGACCGGCACTGGCCGCCATCCCGTGCGGCTTTGGCATCCGAGAGAAAGACTGTCTTAATCCTGTCGCGAATGCCAGCGCGCCATTTGATTCGCTCGTCAACGTCTTTCTGCGTCCCCAACTCATGCAGTGCAAGCGGCGAGTATCGGTCTCCGGTGACTGCATCAAACATGACAGCTTTCACATCAGTCTCCGGGTGGGGTCCGCCGCAATACTCATCAACCGACGACTCAATCAAGAAAGCGGATGTCGTGTCGAGCAGAACACGGGCGCGCGACCGATAATAGCCATCGCAGTCAACAGCATCCGCCCTGATTTGCCGGTTCAAATTCTCCACCGCGCTGACGAGTTCCTTTCGTGGCCGGGACTTCGCCATGGGCAAAGGCACCGGTCTGATATCGATATGTGCTGCGAGGCAGGTTGTCGCCTGAGCCATCATGACAGTCCAGGCGATGAAGGCCTGGAGGCGAATGCACATTGTTAATGTCGGTCCAGAGAGTAAGGGTTGAGCTCCCCGGTTCCGGAGTCCGGATAGGTCTTTGAGGTGGACAGCCCGTCATTTGCCATGGTGTCCGCGACGTCCCTCCAGTTGACTGCCAGCAACGGCACCGTTGTATGGCCGCGTCGCACATATTCCGCCAGTAGCTCGCGCCCCTCTCCCGCCAGGCGCATGCCAGGAGGGCTTTCGAGCAGGCAGGGAACACCCCGTCCGACGAATTCGGCGACCGACCACGTCTCTGGCAAACATGCCTCCAGCGGCTCGTGCTCTGGCAAACTATCGCTTGCCGCTCGCGCAAGGGCTGCACGCAACGCATCAACGGTGACATCAGCGAGTGACGCCCGCACCGGTAACAACTTCGCTTCAATCGGCAGGCCGACCGGCGCTCGCCAGAAAGTGGCGTTCTCATGCCGCAGAGCGAGGAGGACCGCCTCGCGAGCCGCTCTGGGCAGGCGACCGAGCACCGAATCACTGGCTGCCAGTTGGTCGTAGAAAGCCGGATATTGGCACAGCCAGCCGACCCTAGTGTCCGGCGGCTCCGCCACACCACTCTTCCGGCAATAGCTGGCGTGCGCACAGACGTTGCACTCGGGGCCATCGCCGATACATGTGCCCCTTCGGCCGGGCCATCGAATGTTGTCGAGCAGGGACCACACAAAATTTGACGCGAAGATTGCCTCGACGTAACCGTACGGCTTTTCGGTTGCGACAGCAACCTTCTCATAGAAAACCGCAGCCTCACTGCGCTCGCGCTCCGAAGGCAGCCGAAGGAGACTGCCCCCGCTCACAACGCCGAGACGCTGAAGCACAAGCACTCCCGGTGGAGACACGCAGCGATAGAGGCCAAGCTGACGAACAAGCGCGTCGGCCTGGTCGCTGCCCAGCCCCCTGAATGTGTCGATGAGCGCCTTTTGCGCTTCTGGCTGATGCTTCCCGTCCTCGAGACGGACGTACTGAGCGAAGAACGCTGTCAGGCCGCTAGCGTGGCCGCTGTCGACGATGCCAATCGCGATGCGGGCGTAATCCACACATCGCGCGAAATTGTGTTTATAGCGCTGGGGCATACCCGCGACACGGAGCATCCGTTTGCGGTCAACAGCCCCATAGGTGGCCACCTCATACATGCTTTCCATGAAGGGACGAAGCGCTTCCAGACGCGCTTCAATGACGCGGCAACGCCACTGGCTTCCGGGCGTTGTTTCGAAGGCGTACCCTCGCCAATGCGAGTCCTGCCGCATCGTCACATCCACCAACGCGGAGAAAAATCGCCTGTCCGAGGTGTCAGCAAGCTTGCGAAGGCAAGCCATTCGCACAGGGTCCGAAACGCGCGCAACATTTCGCTCCGCGTTCGAAAGCATTTCAGACAGAGCCGAAATCGAAAAATCCACCGTTACACCTTCGTCGATGTTGCATTGACAGAAACGGCCGTCGAGGCCAGCCCACGGCTGCTTCCTTTACCGTCACCACCCGCACCCGGTCAGCGGCGCGGTTTAGGCTTACCTCGCCAAAAACTGTTGCGGGCAACGCCTGCCCCCCAGAAGGCGGATTGATGGCCTGTGGAACTCGTACGTCGCCAAGTCCCAGATTCCCTGCTGTGGCCGCCAGCGGGACACCTGCAGAGGCACTACGATTTTTCCTGCCGCAGTGAGGGTGGCAAGCAAACCGGCCATCGCTTGCGGATACAACTGCCGACGGCATCCATGCCGAATCGGTACTGGTCAGCCGCCACGCAAGACGCTATCAAGCGCTTCGAGCGTCTCGAGCGCGGTCCCGCGAAGACCGATACCCTTCGTTGCATCAATGCCGGGCTCCCTCGCATTGATGCGGATGACATGTGGCCCATGTCGTTCACCGAAGCGCCTCACCGTCGGTAGCGAAGTCCCCGCACCGAGCTCCACGACGACAGGTCGCGAGACTCCCTGAAGCCACCTGTCGAGTCTATCGAGCTGACTGTGCGTGCGCTCCTCCAGCCACGCCCAGTCCGAGAACATGAGGATATTGGGTCGCGCGAGTCCGCCGCAGTACGGACAACGCGGAAATCCGTTCCGAAGATGGCACGCACGCACGTCCACGTCCGGCTCGAAACCGCCTGACGGCCAGATATTGGTCGAGCAAGGCTCCGTGCATTGGAAGTGGTGGATGGACCCGTGACATTCGGCGACCGAACTTTCCCGAAATCCTGCCTTCTGAAAATGCCCGTCAACGTTACTCGTATAGACGAACGCCCCCTTCTCCATCCGGTCCGCCCAGCGTCGCAGGACAGCAAAACCCGCGTGCGGTACGACGCGCCTGTAAAGCGCAAGGCGGTGGCCATAGAAGCCCCAGGCAAGTCCGGGATTCTTCCTGAAGGCATCCGGATTCGCAATCGCCTCAAACGCAATGCCCGCATCGCCAAGTGCCGGATAAGCGGACCACAGTCCCTGATTTCCTCGAAAATCTGGCAAGCCCGAATCCACGCCCATTCCCGCGCCGGCGGTAACAAGCAAGCCGTCCGCCTCACGCAGCCAGCGGGAAGCCCGCTCCAGCACTTCAGTGTCGGTCATTGAAGTGCAACCTCAGCCTCATTGTTGATTCCATAAGGCACGTGTCCCGTCGTCACATGCCGCGACGCGGACTCGCAGTTACGCAACTGGTCGTCGAAGAAAATGTCCGGTCCAAATTCTGCGAGGAAAGGCGCTTTCGGCCGGCCGCCAAGAAACATTGCCTCATCCACCGTGACACCCCAGGCCATCAACGTCCGAATCGCGCGCTCATGTGCAGGCGCACTTCGCGCCGTGACAAGCGCCGTCCGCACCGACACGGGCGACCCGGAGCCGTTTCGAAGCCGGCAAAGCGCACTGAGGAACGGCTTGAGCGGTCCCGGTGGCAAAGGCGTGTGTGCATTGCGGACCTCGTGGTCGATGAACCGCTCCAGTTGCATTAACCGGAAGACGCGCTCGGCCTCATCACTAAACAAGACTGAATCGCCGTCGAACGCGATACGCAATTCGCCGTCATCGCGTAGATGGCCTTCAGGCGATGGCTCCGGCCAGACTCGCGCGGACGCAAATCCGGCAGCCATGGCCGCACGAACGTCAACGGCATTCGCCGACAGAAAAAGGTCCGCGCCGAGCGCGCCCAGATAGCGATGCGGTGCCGCCCCGCCGGTGAAAATGGCGCGTCCAATGGGAAGCCCATGATGCCGGGCCGAAGCAAAAACCCGCAGCCCGGTGACCGGGTCATTGCGCGAAAGAATCGCGACTTCGACATTGTGTGCGTCACCGCAGTTCAGGGCGAGAAGCTTTCGAACGAGCGAAAACGCTGCCCCCGGGCGAGCGGGAAGGTCGAGCCTTTTTCCTTGGAGCGCACGATACCCTGCCGGGTCTTCCTCTAGAAACGCCCGGTTTTCCTCTTCGAAGTCGAACAGCGCTCTCGCCGAAACTGCAACCGTCATCACCTTTTCGCCTGGAATCATTCAAACCCCACTCAACATCGACCAGATTATTGTGATGAAGAATCGGGACAATTCATGTCCCAATCTGCACGTTGTCGTTCACTTCCCGACTGCCTTTGGCCATA
Above is a window of Paraburkholderia sprentiae WSM5005 DNA encoding:
- a CDS encoding GIY-YIG nuclease family protein encodes the protein MATANQALMTNRPQTIQIYLPSGDPRGLRVAEITTRIVRVIEIPRSLVSEFATMSEANQVGLYFLLGGTDDGVSPKVYIGQSGNVGTRILQHNQSKDFWNKALVAVSLTNNLTQTHALFLEWLSIKEAQQASRYQLENGNAGARPHTPAPLEADCHEIHETARTLIATLGHPVFEPLRPLESSKHEELLFCKASGADGKGYYTEEGFVVLKGSSGRRENVPSIQGTRDEVLREHLVETGVFAVDGERVVIQKDHLFSSPSRAAVALAGRTANGWIEWKNGAGKTLDELKRVP
- a CDS encoding SIR2 family NAD-dependent protein deacylase, which gives rise to MTDTEVLERASRWLREADGLLVTAGAGMGVDSGLPDFRGNQGLWSAYPALGDAGIAFEAIANPDAFRKNPGLAWGFYGHRLALYRRVVPHAGFAVLRRWADRMEKGAFVYTSNVDGHFQKAGFRESSVAECHGSIHHFQCTEPCSTNIWPSGGFEPDVDVRACHLRNGFPRCPYCGGLARPNILMFSDWAWLEERTHSQLDRLDRWLQGVSRPVVVELGAGTSLPTVRRFGERHGPHVIRINAREPGIDATKGIGLRGTALETLEALDSVLRGG
- a CDS encoding sacsin N-terminal ATP-binding-like domain-containing protein, which gives rise to MSVEDIQAEVSASLEHIAELTGAKFRVFMTEIAEGVSNYRSLHSLTQQVEHQYHGRFLIELIQNAHDAFDDFPSRVVLNRVEVVFDLADSEHGTLFVANDGLPFSPSNFERLSQLGQSDKDPQKNIGNKGIGFRSVLEISERPEIFSRTRRASTTFDGYCFRFRPEVVESIVGPMVELAEFGTVPASPVGRGRLVEWTADTIAKYRRRVSEKGLRWLTEETRYLSPYLLPEPILSADSGSEIVRRLESQGFSTVVRLPLKSTAQQVKVLAQISELSARTVIFLAKLGSLKLEVVGTRDTNFIRTATPLSDTPNASRVLITDGEGDEVEYAVWSTSLHVSDAPESFREAVAALPGRWPEITDIAVSIAVRSGEVSDEGQFSIYLPTRLKTGSAVHINAPFFGDMSRTAIPFDDPYNEQLLKAAAELCVETMKNRLAGKAEFEARAIIDMLSPVGLDAEQSQRWQSLLDAAAKRAGISIEDASIVLSETGWTPLSETSLVPSRDSAEVLTEATLRKYATFYIFHSCLASRAAQIRSLMTKRFPKYGAEPLPDEMASTVANAASTLVSGDCDWNGFWRDVSVLLPNGQKELKSLNILLGTDGKLHKADSDCAVFFLRRQGTQDDGDIADEGGVATIPASLQEHVAFLSEKIQTYEASRPTVQTPVRAYLGNGLVSQFRVDSIFSEVLLRLTPRPPLPLEGSHYVLCRDIMNWAIRLVGQLLARGRSAGTTSKLLQAIPVPCVGGWFPMSHASFGEGWAGTSGPLVFRYLSGLERETGRNATERLLLRPDHDAWDAVGLTERCRLALSEGGVFDGLRLQPIRTQDWQSLFYASSWQVSLPETVPPGFSAEYWSQYKAHVEGEARSPYTNSQPYRFDDFYIFPGCREFPDLSAETKASLAEVVLHSLPHWKAALAPLGLTKQGGQSNRMLVTSPLKHFLGSARWLPIAKGGATEWASLRDRWHVPANTMAGRTKHFSHLKPLPLVLAKRLDAESELADSLHSLGLRFLNLHEPTADPSLINVLIDSIGSEDAPDDNILLGQIRDAWSQLEPPINLPALPKLPVRGVDKRLQAVEVSSDSPVYLPNRGQHVAELERFGIPVLAVHISDANRLASWFQRAYGDGVRLTSRLKRIPMVNGREWKCNHGVPFADSELAWLTCPLLALVAFYGQARGFHSPAFIEKAERLRTLRIEWVPSMKISIMSDNNDPLIDADVHCAWNAGSQSLIATDYCRMQPAELSSALSQAIEREDLELPIRLILGPQTAVDAEPDDIAALLAPLHVTEEHLGQVREHLRGDIGHMARLVRVLVSVLEPEFESDEILVARTDDELRASLVAAGIPGLDTDLVLSLARENQDIFSFGREVSKTMPERLALPRWNDTLREIGMAPISNREWLPQFKVCIESAASTVKRIVAALIRGGSEASMADFIADYSSLEKRVDLAQMMWEVSFLVAMRYVGELINSYSNQPEVSAAFNQSNSLARLVENANAIGISLDIDPDECVMQNGQLVEKLGKGIERIRLAWWLNASTSEKLPQWRSLGDIYESVVASRLLRDGSAFFWTESQVLQLFHTANVHAEFTTFHAAMRSAKNLRDLQLSLNVSDAELETARTRLASLQLETIRAKNTVDVCGQSFDSSEDNRHALWTLLQARISDSEIAGKPPLNLATTVPLTRFEPSKENPNPKVFGTSASLPARRPKSVDELVGLAGEIFVFRMLQAQYGSDIVSASSWISDNSKYVFPTNVRDDTRGCDFSFSANGRLFRVEVKATTGTEQTFTLGSSEIRLAMELGKKARRNRERFVLVHVMQALSASPVVAVLPNPYDGRFSDMFRIIEADARVRYQRN
- a CDS encoding 5'-nucleotidase is translated as MIPGEKVMTVAVSARALFDFEEENRAFLEEDPAGYRALQGKRLDLPARPGAAFSLVRKLLALNCGDAHNVEVAILSRNDPVTGLRVFASARHHGLPIGRAIFTGGAAPHRYLGALGADLFLSANAVDVRAAMAAGFASARVWPEPSPEGHLRDDGELRIAFDGDSVLFSDEAERVFRLMQLERFIDHEVRNAHTPLPPGPLKPFLSALCRLRNGSGSPVSVRTALVTARSAPAHERAIRTLMAWGVTVDEAMFLGGRPKAPFLAEFGPDIFFDDQLRNCESASRHVTTGHVPYGINNEAEVALQ